Within the Micromonospora citrea genome, the region CCCCGCGCACCCCGCCGGATCCCGATGTCGGCGGCTACACCTCGCGGGCGGTCTCCACGTCGGCCTACCGCTACCAGGCCCGGTTCACCCTGCACGTCAGCGCCGAGACCGCGGCGGAGCGGATCGCCCCCACCACGGGCACGCTGGAGCCGATCGACGAGCGCAGTTGCACCCTGCGGGCCGGGTCCAACTCACTGGACGAGTTGGGCATCTACGTGGCGACCATGGGGTTCGACTTCCAGGTGCACGAACCCCCGGAGTTGGTCGAGCACGTCAGGACGCTCGCGGCCCGGCTCGCCGGGGCGACGGGCTGAGGTTTGTCGCTCCGGGGGCGTGGGCCCATCCGGGGATGGGCGGCCCCGGCCGGTCTCAGCCGCGTACTCGGGAGTCGTCGACCCCGAGTACGCCCGCGAGCGCCGGGTGCGGACGGCCGGTAACGGAATCCGGCTCCGCGTCGCCTTGTCGTGGGGCCGGCGTCGCCGAGCCGGTTCCTGGCCGGGGTGGCCCTTCCCAACCGGGTCGTCCCAACTGACCCCGGCCGCCGTGCAGGGGCGTCGCGGCCTGCGCGTCAGCACGACGAGGCGGTGGGTGTCGTGGGGGACAGGGGACGCCGTCACGCCCTGCCGTCGGCGCGGCAGCCGTCGGCGCAGACCCCGACGTGGTCGACGGCGGCGGGCGGGGGCGCGCAGTCGTCGCAGTGCTCACCGCGCCAGGCCGCCACGCCCTCCTTGACCGCGACACCGGCGATGACGAGCGCGGCGACCGGGTCGGCCCACGACCAGCCCCAGACGGCGTTGAGCACCAGACCCACGAGCAGCACCGCCGAGAGGTACGTGCACAGCATGGTCTGCGTCGAGTCGGCCAGGACCGTTGCCGAGCCCAGTTCCCGGCCGGTGCGGCGCTTGGCCCGTACGAGCAGCGGCATCACGATCAGCGACGCGACGGCGAGACCGATGCCGACCGGGCTGGCGTCGGCGTCTCCGCCGGCGGCCAGCAGGGACCGGACGGCGTCGACCGTCACCCAGGCAGCCAGGGCGAAGAACGACACGCCGATCAGCCGCAGTGCCAGTCGCTCCCGTTCCTCGGGCACCCGCGAGCGGAACTGCCAGATCAGCACGGCGGCGCTGGACACCTCGACGAACGAGTCCAGGCCGAATCCGACCAGCGCCGTCGACGAGGCTGCCGCGCCGGCCGCGACCGCGACCAGGCCCTCCAGGAGGTTGTAGCCGGCGGTGGCGTACGCCAGCCACAGGCTGCGGCGCGACAGCGCCGCCCGACGCTGCGGGGTCAGCGGTGTCGTGCTCACGAGCCGGCCTCCGGGCGGGAGCCGGCCGGCGTGCCGTAGACCGGGCACAGCGCGACCGCCTCGCCCGTGGCGGCGAGCACCTGTTCGGCCGAGCGGAGCAGGTCCAACAGCTCCGGGCGCGTCAGCGCGTAGAACGACTGGCGACCCTCGATCCGGTAGTCCACCAGGCCGCAGTCGCGAAGGCAGGCCAGGTGCTTCGAGACCGTCGACTGCGCCAGCCCGAGTTGGCCGGTCAGGTCCACCACCCGCCCCTCTCCGGACGCGAGCCGGCGCAGGATCGCCAGCCGGGTCGGGTCGCCGAGCGATCGGAACAGCGCGACGGCGGGCGTCAGGTCGGGAGCACAGTCGATCGTCACCACGCGATGATAGCGCCCGGCGGGAATTGATCGGGTCGGTGCGGTGCCGGGTCGGGTTGCGGTGCCGGCCCGGCCCGGCCGAGACGACCCGGGGTGCGGGACGTGTGGCCACGGCGGCGCTGATTAGATGATGTTCTAGATTGACAGATATCTAATCAGCATGCAGTATCTGATTCGACGGACGTCAAATCAAGCGTCCGAGGACAGGGGACCACCATGTTCGGCGCCATTCGCCGCCCACGCGCACCGCTGACCACCGTTCGGTTCTGTGACTCCTGCGCGCAGGTGTCGACCTCCGCCGAGCGTGCCGAACGCCGCTACGACGCCACCCGCACCACCACCCACGCGCTGATCAGCCCGCGCTGAAGAGAGAAGGACCGACATGAGCGCCGACACCACCGCCCCCGGCGGCTTCGCCGGGGACCCCGCCGCCGCCCTCCAGGTCACCGGCTCGGGTGCCTGCTGCGGCAGCCCCGCCCAGCCGGTCGGCGGGATCCTCCCGTCGACCGGCGACACCGGCCCCGCCGACTCGTGCCGCGGCACCGCACGGGCCGCCCGGACGTCCGACTCGTGCTGCGGCACCGGGGCCCGGGCCGACGCCGTCGCCAGCGGACGGGGATGCTGCGGATGACCGTCCCCACCGACCTTCCGGACCTGCTCGGCAGGGTCGACCCCGACCGGATGACCGCCACGGTCGGCACACTCGCCGGCGATCCCATGACCGGGCGGCGCGTCGGCTCACCCGGCGGGGCGGCAGCCCGCGCGTGGCTCGTCGACCAGCTCACCGCCCTCGGCGCCGAGGTGCGCACCGAGGCGTTCCCGGTCCGCGTCGTGCCGCAGGTGTACGAGGCGCCGGCGGTCACCTGGGGCGACGGCGGCGGCTCGACCACGCTGGTCTTCGGGCGCCAGGTGGCCATCCACCCGGCCTCCGCCGACACCAACCACCCGCGCCGCGGCGCCCTCGGCGTCGCGGACACCCACGACCCGGCCGGGCGGTGGCTCGTGGTGCCGGCCGAGACGAGCCTGTTCGACGCCTACCGCGACACCCGGGGCGCGGCCGGGCTGCTGGTGCGTCGCCCCGTCGACGCCGAGGGGTGGCAGTTCACCATGCTCGCCGGGCCCGACCCGGGACCGCTGCCGGTGCTGACGCTCAGTCCGGACGTCCATCACGCCGTGCTCGCCGCCGCGACCGGGGGCGACGGCTGGCTGGCCGCCGCCACGCCGCTGCGCCGCGACGACGTCACCGGCGTCAACGTCCACGGTGAGTTCGGGTCGACCGCCCCCGGCGGCACGGAACTTCTGCTGACCGCCCACTACGACGGCGTCGGCGACCATCCCGGCCTGCGCCTGCCCGGGGCGTCGGACAACGCCACCGGCGTCGCCGTGGTCCTCGAGGCCGCCCGGGTCCTCGCCACCGCCCTTTCCGGCGGCGTGCGGCTCGCCGTCGCGCTGCTCGACGGCGAGGAGGTCGGCGCGCTGGGCTCGGCACACCACGCCGCCCGGCTCCGGACGACGGGAGCCGCGCCCCTGGTGATCAACGTCGACGGAGCCGGCAGCCTCGACGAGGCCGCCGCCGTCGAGGCCGGTGGTCCCGCCCACCGCCTGCTGGCCCTGCTCGACCAGGCCGGCCGCCACACCGGAGTCCCCCTGGCGGCGGGCCCCGTGGCCTCCGACAACCGTCGCTACGGCGCCGCCGGCCTCGCCGCCGTCGGCATCGGCGCGGGCATGGGCGGTTACCACAGTCCTGCCGACAGCCCCGACAAGGTCGACCCGGCCACCCTGGCCGCGATCGCCCGCCTGGTCGTCGCCACCGTCCACCTCGCCGCCACGGCACCCGCCGCCCAGCCCGAACCCGTCGGCGACCAGCGGTAGCGGGCGGGGCGGCGGACACCGGGACGCGCCACGCCTACTCTGGCCCGACGGCAGTCGTCGCCGAGGGCCGGGGAGCCGCCGGCCGCCCCGCGTACACCTCGTGCCGCCCTGCCGGCGACGACGGCCCGCCGCGCGGTTACCCTGCGGCGGTGACGGTCGACGAGGACGGGGAGCGGCTGGCGGCGTCGCTGGCAGGGCGGCTCGACGCCGTCACCTTCGCCGACCTGACCACCGACCAGGTCACCGCGCGGCTGATCGACGCGGTGGTCGACTGGGCCACGGCGCGCGGCTGGCGGGTCTACCGCCGCGCGCCCAGCGTGCTGCCCCTGCCGCCGCCGATGTCCGCCCAGCGGTCGGTGCTCGACGTCGCCTGCGCGCGCCCGGACGGGCCGCCGATCGCCGTCGAGGTCGATCACGGTACCCGCCGCCGGACCTGGGACAAGCTGCTCGCCGAAGCCGACGCGGGGCGCATCGCGCTCTGGGTGCGTTGGGGCGCCGGCCGGTTCACCGCGCCGCCCCCGCCGATCCGGATGGTGACCTGCGAGGTGAGCGGGCGCCCGGACCCGACCGGCCGGGGGCGGCTGCACAGCCGCTCGCCGCGAGCCGACAAGCTGCCCCCGGCGCACTCCGCCCTGCGGGTCGAGGAGGTGGCCGCCGTCGAGCTGCCACTGCCACCGCCCGGGCCGTCTCGGCAGATCGGGAACCGAGGCGGCTAAGCGGGTACGGCGTCGCGGCGGGGGGCGTACCGGGGCACGTACTGCTGGCCGGTCAACTCCTGGATCCGGGCCATCACCTCGTCGGTGACGGCGCGGATGGCAGCCGGGCCGTCGGTGCGGCCGGTGACGTCGATCGGCTCACCGAATCTGAAGGTGACCACGCCGAGGCGGGGAAACCGGGCGTCGACGGGCTGGACCTCGTCGGTCCCGAGCACGCCGACGGGAATGATCGGGACGCCTGCCTGCCGGGCGAGGCGGACCACGCCGGTACGGCCCCGGTAGAGACGCCCGTCGGGCGAGCGGGTGCCTTCCGGGTAGACGGCGACCAGCCCACCCGCGCGCAGCACGGGGACGGCGGCGTCGAAGGCCGCCAGGGCGGCCCGGCCGCCGCCGCGCTCGACCCTGATCGCGCCCATTCCGGCGACGACGGCGCGGGTGAGGCCGCCACGCAGGCCCCGGCCCGAGAAGTACTCGGCCTTCGCCCAGAAGGCGATGTGCCGTGGCACGACCGCCCCGAGGAACAGTTCGTCGGCGACGGACAGGTGGTTCCCGGCCAGGATGGCGCCGCCGGCCCGGGGCACGTGGGAAAGGCCGTGCACGGTCGGCCGCCAGCACAGCCGCAGCACGTTGCCGACGGTGAGTTTGCTCAGGGCGTACAGCGGCGGCACGGGGCTCTCCTCGACGAGGGGGTGGGCGTGGGCGTACCGGGGCGGATCATCGGGGTTCCGGGCCGAGGTGGGCGTCCAGGGCCGCGTGGAGCAGTTGCTCCACGTCGTCGATACCGGTGGCCAGGGGGAGGCTTCCCCAGTTCCACAGCTGGACGATGCCGTGCATGTTCGTCCACAGCGCTCCCGCGACGACGGATGCCGACGCCCCGCTGTCGGGGCGTGCCCGCGACACCAGATCGACCAGCAACTCGAACAGCGGCAGGCTGACCTCCCGTAGCCGCAGGTGGTCGCTCTCCAGCAGGTCGTGGCGGAACATGAGCTCGAACATGCCGCGGTTGTCGCGGCCGAACTCGACGTACCGCCGGGCGAGCGCCGCCAGACGCGGGCGCGGGTTGTCCGGACAGTCCGCGAGCGCGGCGGTGAGCTGCGCGGTCAGGTCGGCGAACCCCTCGCGGGCGATCGCGGACAGCAGGGCGAGGTGGGTCGGGAAGTACCGGCGCGGTGCCCCGTGGGACACGCCGGCGCGTCGTGCGATCTCCCGCAGCGTGAGCGTCGGCAACCCCTCGGAGCGCACCATGTCCACTCCGACCCGCACGAGCCGGGCACGCAACCCGGCGTCATCGTCGTCGGTCATAGACAGTGTCTACCAGGGTCAGTAGACACTGTCTACTCCCTGCGCGCCCGCCCGGCGGGTGGCCCGGCCCCGTCCGCCGCGGACGCGTGAGGGCGGGGAGCGCCCTGTCGCGCTCCCCGCCCTCACACGGCGTCCTCAGGCGACCCGCTCCCGACGGCACGTGACGCGTCCGGCGCGGCGGGCCCGCCGCCGGCTACCCGAGCCGCGACTCGCCCGTCGGCTGCCGCAGCCGCGACCCGCCCGTCGGCTGCCGCAGCCGCGACTCGATGGCCTCGATGATGCGCGGGCGGAGTTCGGCCGCGCGGACGACGGCGTCGACGGAGCCGACCTCGACGGCGCGCCGGATGTCGTGGATGCGGTCGAACTCCGTCGCCACCTCCCCGAGCTTCTCCGCGCGCACCGACGAGCGGAGTTCGTCGAGTTCCGCGGTCAGCGCCGCCCGGTCGGCGCCGGAGGCGGCCGCGACGCGGGTCTCCAGGTCCCGTACGCGCGGGTCCGCGGCGGTCCGGGCGTTGACGTCGCCGGAGAACACCACCGCCGCGGCGGGAGCCCCGCCGAGCACCGAGGCGAACGAGCCCTCCAGCGCGAGCACGGTCATGTCCGGGTTCAGCGCCTTCGAGAACACCACGAACGCGCCGCCGTGGTACCGCGAGATCACGCAGAACACGATCGGCCCTCGGAAGTTGACGATGGCGCGGCCGATCTCGGCGCCGTACTCCAACTGCAACTTCCGCATCGACTCCGGCGAGCCGTCGAAACCCGACAGGTTCGCCAGCACCACCAGCGGCCGGTTGCCGCTGGCCGCGTTGATCGCCCGCGCGGCCTTCTTCGACGACCGCGGGAACAGGGTGCCGGCGGTGTAGGCGTCCGGGCCGTCGGTGGGCGGGAAGCCGCGCCGCGGCACCGACCGCGACTCGATGCCGAGCAGACAGACCGGCATGCCGCCCAGGTGCACGTCCTGCACCACCGCGGTCTCCGCGTCCGCCATGCCCGCCCAGCGCTCCAGCACCGGGTGGTCCTGGTCGGAGAGCGCCCGCATCACGGTCCGGATGTCGAACGGCTTCTTCCGGTCCGGGTTGGCCTCGGCGGAGAAGATCTCGCCGACGGTGGTGAAGTCGCTGCCCGCCACCGTGTGCGGGAAGTCGGAGACGTCCCGGTCGACGGGGTCGGTCGTGGTGGCCCGCCGTGGCGCCTGCTCGCCGGGCGCGACGTACGTGTGCTCGTAGTGCGCCATCAGCACGTCCCGGGCGGCGACCAGGTTCGGCGCCCAGTACTGCGCCTGCCCGTTCGGGCCCATCACCCGGTCGTAGCCGCCGATGCCGAAGTTGTCCTCGGCCGACACGCCGCCGGAGAAGTCCAGCGACTGCTTGCCGGTGAGCACCATGGCCGAATCCGGCGTCATCACCAGAACGCCCCTGGTGTGCATGAGCATCGTCGCCTCGGCGTTCCAGTACGGCTGCGCGCCGACGTTGATGCCGGCGACCACGATGTTGATCTCGCCACCGTCCTGGGTGAACTCGACGATCCGCTTGAGCGCCGCGGCCACCCAGTCCATGTTCTCCGTGCCCGACTCCATCGAGATCCGGGCGCCGGAGGAGAGCGCGTACCACTCCAGCGGCACCCGCAGCCGCTCGGCCAGGTCCAGCGCGGCGATCACCCGGCGGCACTCCGGCTCCGACAGCGCGCCGAGCGACTTCGTCGGGTCGCCCAGCAGCACGACCCGGGTGACGCCCTGCGGGTGCCGGGCGGTCGCCGTGGTGACCACGCCCGCGACGATCGCCGCCGTGTTGCGGCCCTTGGGCCGGTCGACCGGCACCAGCACGTGGTTCTCGTCCAGGTCGTGCTCGACGAAGTCACCGAGCAGACCCGTCAGCTCGTAGGGGTAGACCGTGTTGCGGCTGCTCGCCCGCAGCACCTTCTGCCGGTAGTCGTCGAGCGGCTCGACCGGCTCGTCCGACGGCTCGCCGACGGTCAGCTCGGCGCCGCCGGTGGCGTCGAACGAGATGCGCACCGCGATCCTGGTCAGCTCGCCGGTCTCCGGGTCGCGTTCGCGCGCGATGAACAGGATCTCCTCCAGCCCGGCGCCCGCGGTCGTCGGGAGCACCCGTCCGGCGATCATCTCCAGCTCGGCGCGGGTGAACTCGACCGGCGGCCAGACGTAGACGACGATCCGGTTGGTGTTGAGGCGTTTCGCCGACGGCCGCCGCGCCTGCGCGCGGCGGATCGAGTCGAGGCAGGTGGCGACGGTGTCCTCGGCCGTCGGCAGCGCGACCAGCCTGCCGTCGTGCTCGCGCAGCTCGGTCAGGTCGCGGACCTGCGCGAACGCCACGAGCCGGTCGTCCGACGGGTTCTCCCGCGCCACGCACCGGAACAGGTAGACCTCCTCGTCGGACGACGGCAGCCGGGTGAGGTCGAACTTGCGCAGCCGGTCCAGCTGCATCCGCTGTGCGATGTACGGGTGCAGGCCGCGGACCAGCCGTTCCTCGGCCATCCCGGCGGTCGACGGGCGGAACGTGAAGTGGTGGTGCATGACCGTGCCACTGCGGCCCGCGACGGTGGCGGTGAGCCGGCGGACCTGACTCGGCAGCGGGTGGGCGCCGACCACCTCCTGCAACGCCGCCGCCATCGCGTCGGAGCCCTCCGGCTGGTTCTCCCAGGCGAGGTAGATGTCGGCGTCGACGGCGTCCTCGCCGCTGGCCAGCTCGGCGAGCCCGCGCAGCGCGCCGCCCAGCGCGTCGAAGCGCACCGCCGAGGAGACCACGCAGGAGTCCGCGCGCCCGGCGACCACGAAGGTGCAGCCCGCGACCTCGCTGGTGCGCACGCCGGTGAGCCCCTTGTTGCCGTAGTACCGCCGGGTCAGCACCTCCAGCATGGTCGCGTGGTCCAGGCCGTCGCGGACGAGCCGCTGGCCGAGCAGCCGCACCAGCGGCTCGGTGCTGCGCACCATCTCGGCGACGCGTTCGACGCGGTCCGGCGCGTCCGGGTGCGCGTCCAGGTGGCGCAGGTGCCGGCGTACGTTCGCGTAGACGCGGGCGCGGTTTCGGCGCAGCAACGGCTGGGCCAACCAGGCGAACACCACGCCGCGCGCGAGGTCGGCGACCACGGGGAAGCGGACCTGCGTCGCCGCCACCAGCCGTTCCAGCGCCAGGCCGGCGGGCTCGCGCAGCGCCTCGTCCGGCGGCGGCTCCCGCAGCCACGCGCGCAGCAGGGTCGCGACGACCGTCGCGTCGGCGGCCGCCCGTTGCTGGGCGAGGAAGATCCGGAACACCGCGGCCTCGAGCTCGGGGGAGCGCTCCAGGTCGGTCACGCCGTAGTGCGCGAGCGCCTTGGCGAGCTTGGCCTGGAACGTCGCCGGCAGCCCGGCCCGCTCGACGTCGAGACACTGCAGGTAGGCGTGGAAGTACTCGCGCGCGCTGTGCACGTGGCCGTCGCCGCCGTCCTCGCCCGCCGGCCGGTTGCGGCTCAGCTCGGCGAGGTCGGAGAACAGGTCGACGAGGTCGAACTCCTCGGCCAGCGGCCGGTGGCCGTCCTCGGCGGCCGCCCGGCGGGCGGCGAGGTAGTCGTCGAGCGCGCGGCGGTCGTCGTGCGGGTCGACGTCGAAGCCCAGCAGCAGGCTGCGCAGGTCCTCCTGGCCGCGCGTGATGCGCTCCCGCGCCGGGACACCGTCGGGCGCGGCGGGCAGGTCCAGCTCGACGGATTCGGCGGCCGAGGCGTCCTCGGCGTCGCCGGTGTCGGCGAGCGGCTCGAGCCGAAGCAGCGGGGCGCCGGCCTCCACCTGGCTGCCCACGGCCACGGCGCACTCCTTCAGCCGAGCCCGGAACGGCGCGCGGAGCACCGTCTCCATCTTCATGGCCTCGACCACCAGCACCGGCGCGCCCGCCTCGACCTCGGCGCCGACCTCCAGGGGCGTGGCGACGACCAGCGCGGGCATCGGTGAGCGGACGACGCCACCCTCGTCGCGGCTGACCCGGTGCGTCACGCCGTCCACCTCGACCAGGTGGATCGGCCCGTGGGTGCCGGTGAGCAGGCGGTAGCGGGTGCCGTTGACGACGATCTGCCCGGTGTGGCGGTCGAAGCGGTCGAGTTCGACATCGGCGGTGCGGGTGTCGCCTCCCGCCTCCAGGCCGACCCGGAACCGGTGCGGGCCGACCCGCGCGACGCGCACGCGGTAGCCGACGCCGCGCAGCTTGAGATCCAGCGGTCGGCCGCTGGAGTGCTGCACCTGCGGGCGTCCGCCGGCGGCCGTCGACAGCAGCCGCTGCCGCTCCGCGCGTTCCTCCTCCTCGTACGCCTCGATGGCGGCGGCCGCCAGCGCGACGGCCGAGTGCCGGTGCGAGACGAGCCGGCCCTCGCCACGGACGCGGTCGATCCAACCGGTGTCCGCGCTGGCGTCGATCACCTCCGGCTGGTCGAGCAGGTCGAGCACGAAGCTCTTGTTCGTCGCGCCGCCCTCGATGATGACCGTGGTCTGGGCCATCGCCCGGCGCAGCCTGCCGAGCGCCTCGTCGCGGTCGCGGCCGTACGCGATGATCTTCGCGATCATCGAGTCGAAGTCGGCGGGGATGGTGTCACCCTCGCTGACGCCGGTGTCCACGCGGATGCCCGGCCCGGCCGGCAGGTCGAGCCGTGCGATGCGGCCGGGGGAGGGCGCGAAGTCGCGGTCGGGGTCCTCGGCGTTGAGGCGGGCCTCGACGGCGTGCCCGCGCTCCACCGGCGGCGCGCCTTCGAGCCGGCCGCCGGAGGCGACGTGCAGCTGCGCCTTGACCAGGTCGAATCCGGTGGTGCACTCGGTGATCGGGTGCTCGACCTGCAGGCGGGTGTTGACCTCGAGGAACGCGAACAGCCTGTCCCCGGGGTGGTAGAGGAACTCGACGGTCGCCGCGCCCCGGTAGTCGACCGCGACGGCCAGCCGTTCGGCGGACGCCTTCAGCTCCGCCGCCTGCGCGGGGCTGAGCACCGGCGACGCCGACTCCTCGATGACCTTCTGGTTGCGGCGCTGCACGGAGCAGTCGCGGACGCCGAGCGCCCAGGCGGTGCCCTGGCCGTCCGCGATCACCTGCACCTCGACGTGCCGCGCGCCGGTGACCAGGCGCTCCAGGAACACGATGCCGCTGCCGAACGCCCGCGCGGCCTCCTGGCTCGTGCGCTCGTAGGCGTCGGCGAGGTCCGCCTCGTTCGTGACCACGCGGATGCCCCGGCCGCCGCCGCCCGCGGTCGCCTTGAGCATCAGCGGGTAGCCGATCTCGGCCGCCGCCGCCAGGGCGGCGTCCAGGGTCTCCACCGCGCCGCGGCTCCACGGCGCGACCGGCACGCCGACCTGCTCGGCGATCAGCTTCGCGCCGATCTTGTCGCCGAGCTTGCGCATGGCCTCCGCGCTCGGGCCGACGAAGGTGACTCCGATCTTGTCGCACAGCTCCGCGAACGCCGGGTCCTCCGCGACGAAGCCCCAGCCGACCCACGCGGCGTCGGACCCGGTCTCGACCAGCGCGCGTTCCAGCGCCTTCAGGTCGAGGTACGGGCGCGCGGACGCGGGACCGAGATCGTAGGACAGGTCCGCCTCGCGGACGAAGGTGGCCGTACGGTCGACGTCGGTGTGCAGGGCGACGGTCTCGATCCGTGTCCCGGTCTCCGCGGCCAGGTCCCGCACGGCGTGGATGAGCCGCATGGCGGCCTCACCACGATTGACGATGGCGACACGACTGAACACCCGACCGAGCCTTCCTGTGGACCGATGATGTGCCCGCCGCGAAGCGGCGGCCCCCGGGCAGTGTTCACCATCGCGCCGGCACCTGAGAACCCCTGTTCCGCCGATCGCGCTCGTCCCTCTCCCGATGCTGCCGTCGGCCGGACGTCGACGGGGGCGCCCGGTCCCGCCACCACCTCGGAGGTTCCGGCAGGCACGCCGGGTGACCGGTCCGACGGGACCGGCCACCCGGCGCGCAGCACCTTCGGGCGGGGCGTCCGCGTCAGCCGGTCACGGGGAAGTTGGCGCGGAAGGTGTCGTGTGGGTCGTGGCGGTGTTTGATGTCGCGGAGGCGGTTGATCACGTCGGGGGTGAAGGCGTCGGCGATGGTTTCGGTGGGGTTGAGGAGGGTGAGGGGTTTGCGGCCGCTGGTGGGTAGTGCGTCGGCGAGGGTGCGTTGTTTGGTGGTGACGGCTTGTGCGCGGGTGGGGTCGGTGGGTAGGCCGAACATGTAGAGGGCGTAGGGCTCGGTGAGGGGGCCGTGTGGGCTGTCGGAGGGGTGGGCGAGTGCGCCGCCGAGGTGTCGTAGTTGTGCGCTGAGCAGGGGTGCGATGGGGTTTTCGAGCAGTGTCGTGACGGCTTGGTCGTCGAGGGTGGTGAGGAGTTCGGTGTGGGACAGGCCTGCGGCGGGTTCTGTGGGTTCGGCGGTGATGGCGCCGAGTTCGGCGGGGGTGATGGGTTTGCGGGTGTCGGACAGTGGTGTGGGTAGGCGGTCCAGCGGGCTGAGGAGTTCGTGGGCCTGGTTCGGGTGGCCGAGGTAGGTGGTGTCGATGGCGACCATGGGGTCGGCGCCGGGGAAGTGGAGGAGGTCGAGCCAGACGGTCAGTTCGTCGGGTGCGGTGGCGGTGATGGTGCGGTAGGTGTCCATCACGGCCGGGGCGTGTTGGGCGGGCCAGAGGATTCTGCCGCCGTAGAGGTGGGGTGCGGGGTGCAGGGCGAGTTCGAGGGCGGTGACGATGGCGAAGCTGCCGCCGCCGCCGCGTAGTGCCCAGTACAGGTCGGGGTCGGTGTCGGTGGTGACGTGTCGGTGGTGGCCGTGGGCGTCGACGATGTCGAAGGCGGTGACGTTGTCGGCGACCCAGCCGTGTGCGCGGCCGAACCAGCTCAGTCCGCCGCCGAGGGCGACGCCGGTGACGCTGACCACGGGTGAGCTGCCGGGCAGGCCGGTCAGGCCGTGGGGTGCGGCGGCCGCTTGGAGCAGGCCGGACGGTACGCCCGCGCCGACGCGGGCGCGGCGGGTGGCGGGGTTGATCTGGAGGGTGTCCAGGCTTCGGGTGCGCAGCAGGATCGTGCCGGCGGTGCGGCCGGTGGCGCCGTGTCCGTTGGGTTGGGTGGTGATGCGAAGTCCGGCGGCGCGGGCGTGGCGGACGAGCGCGACGACGTCGGCGGTGTCGGTGGCCTCGACCACGGCGTCGACCTGCTGGTCGATGGCGAGGTTCCAGGGCCGACGGGCGGCGTCGAAGGTGGGCTCGCCGGGCAGCCACACCTGGCCACGGACGACGGAGCGCAGAGCGTGCAGAGCGTTCACGGGGTTCCTTCTTCTTCTCGTGGTTTCAGGCGGCGGCGTGGACGACCGCGACGTCGGTGTCGGTGGTGGTGCGGCGGCTGGCGGGGGTGAAGCCGAGAGCGACCAGCGCGGTGACACCGATGCCGGCCGCCGCGACGAAGACCGCCGTGCGGAGCCCGTCCGTCGTGGCGGCGCGCAGGGCCGGGCCGGTCAGCCCGTTGGCGGGCGAGTTGGCGAGAGCGACGAGCACGGCGAGGCCGACCGCGCCGCCGACCTGCTGGGCGGTGGAGGCCACCCCGGAGGCGATGCCCTGCTGGTGGGCGGGCGTGGCGGCGGTGGCTGCGCCGAACATCAGCGTGTAGCCGGCGCCCTGCCCGAGGCCGAGGACGACCAGACCGGGCAGCAGCGCCAGGTAGGAGCCGTCGACGGTCAGGCTCGCGCCCAGGATCGCGGTGCCGGCTCCACCCACCACGAGGCTGGTGATCATGGCGGTACGCGTGCCGCGGCTGTTCGCCAACCGGCCGGCGAGCTGGGAGCCGGCGACGATGGCGGCCATCGGCAC harbors:
- a CDS encoding cation transporter, producing MSTTPLTPQRRAALSRRSLWLAYATAGYNLLEGLVAVAAGAAASSTALVGFGLDSFVEVSSAAVLIWQFRSRVPEERERLALRLIGVSFFALAAWVTVDAVRSLLAAGGDADASPVGIGLAVASLIVMPLLVRAKRRTGRELGSATVLADSTQTMLCTYLSAVLLVGLVLNAVWGWSWADPVAALVIAGVAVKEGVAAWRGEHCDDCAPPPAAVDHVGVCADGCRADGRA
- a CDS encoding ArsR/SmtB family transcription factor gives rise to the protein MTIDCAPDLTPAVALFRSLGDPTRLAILRRLASGEGRVVDLTGQLGLAQSTVSKHLACLRDCGLVDYRIEGRQSFYALTRPELLDLLRSAEQVLAATGEAVALCPVYGTPAGSRPEAGS
- a CDS encoding M28 family metallopeptidase, with translation MTVPTDLPDLLGRVDPDRMTATVGTLAGDPMTGRRVGSPGGAAARAWLVDQLTALGAEVRTEAFPVRVVPQVYEAPAVTWGDGGGSTTLVFGRQVAIHPASADTNHPRRGALGVADTHDPAGRWLVVPAETSLFDAYRDTRGAAGLLVRRPVDAEGWQFTMLAGPDPGPLPVLTLSPDVHHAVLAAATGGDGWLAAATPLRRDDVTGVNVHGEFGSTAPGGTELLLTAHYDGVGDHPGLRLPGASDNATGVAVVLEAARVLATALSGGVRLAVALLDGEEVGALGSAHHAARLRTTGAAPLVINVDGAGSLDEAAAVEAGGPAHRLLALLDQAGRHTGVPLAAGPVASDNRRYGAAGLAAVGIGAGMGGYHSPADSPDKVDPATLAAIARLVVATVHLAATAPAAQPEPVGDQR
- a CDS encoding lysophospholipid acyltransferase family protein yields the protein MPPLYALSKLTVGNVLRLCWRPTVHGLSHVPRAGGAILAGNHLSVADELFLGAVVPRHIAFWAKAEYFSGRGLRGGLTRAVVAGMGAIRVERGGGRAALAAFDAAVPVLRAGGLVAVYPEGTRSPDGRLYRGRTGVVRLARQAGVPIIPVGVLGTDEVQPVDARFPRLGVVTFRFGEPIDVTGRTDGPAAIRAVTDEVMARIQELTGQQYVPRYAPRRDAVPA
- a CDS encoding TetR/AcrR family transcriptional regulator, whose product is MTDDDDAGLRARLVRVGVDMVRSEGLPTLTLREIARRAGVSHGAPRRYFPTHLALLSAIAREGFADLTAQLTAALADCPDNPRPRLAALARRYVEFGRDNRGMFELMFRHDLLESDHLRLREVSLPLFELLVDLVSRARPDSGASASVVAGALWTNMHGIVQLWNWGSLPLATGIDDVEQLLHAALDAHLGPEPR